In Sphingomonas crocodyli, one genomic interval encodes:
- a CDS encoding TrbC/VirB2 family protein codes for MLWLGAIVMLGLIVPDAAFAQGTDGITSMAQNILDWLQGSFAKTVATIAVIIVGFMFFTGRASLNLFVTVIIGIFIVFSAGWIVDQITGGA; via the coding sequence ATGCTGTGGCTTGGCGCGATCGTGATGCTGGGTCTGATCGTGCCCGATGCCGCCTTCGCGCAAGGCACCGATGGCATCACATCGATGGCGCAAAATATCCTCGACTGGCTCCAGGGGAGCTTTGCCAAGACCGTCGCGACCATCGCGGTGATCATCGTCGGCTTCATGTTCTTCACCGGGCGCGCATCGCTCAATCTGTTCGTCACCGTCATCATCGGCATCTTCATCGTGTTCAGCGCGGGTTGGATCGTCGACCAGATCACGGGCGGCGCCTGA
- a CDS encoding type IV secretion system protein VirB3: protein MRGLSEPLVEDILFLAVTRPAMWLGAPLEAALPIAFAGVLMLLVSGNPLYAAGFGVAAFAAARLVVRHDPNAFRLMMLWIGTKARCRNRAVWGGSSYSPLPTAGTRRAGFAR from the coding sequence ATGCGTGGCCTGTCCGAGCCGCTGGTCGAGGACATATTGTTCCTCGCGGTCACGCGCCCGGCGATGTGGCTCGGCGCGCCGCTCGAGGCCGCCCTTCCGATCGCGTTTGCGGGCGTGCTGATGCTGCTGGTCTCGGGCAATCCGCTCTATGCGGCCGGTTTTGGCGTCGCGGCCTTCGCGGCGGCGCGGCTGGTCGTGCGGCATGATCCCAATGCCTTTCGGCTGATGATGCTGTGGATCGGCACCAAGGCGCGCTGCCGCAATCGCGCGGTCTGGGGTGGAAGCTCCTATTCCCCGCTCCCGACCGCGGGCACGCGTCGCGCGGGGTTCGCCCGATGA
- a CDS encoding lytic transglycosylase domain-containing protein, whose protein sequence is MMLSISAAAALAFQCAPTVAPETLLSVAHAESELDTLAIGVNRGPAAPRATSEAEAARIARALIAKGYSVDLGIAQINSRNLGWLGLSVEDAFDACENFAAAARVLGDAFAATSRAGGADPLGRALSRYNSGNDRRGFANGYVGRVYRAARRIVPALDAPAAEPLSYVTPPASLSPPPLADLPAPAREAEPLAASWDVFARSSHSPLIVFGGSQ, encoded by the coding sequence ATGATGCTGTCGATCTCGGCAGCCGCGGCGCTCGCCTTCCAGTGCGCCCCGACGGTCGCGCCCGAGACCCTGCTGTCGGTCGCTCATGCCGAGAGCGAGCTCGACACGCTCGCGATCGGGGTCAATCGCGGACCTGCGGCGCCGCGCGCGACCAGCGAGGCCGAGGCGGCGCGCATCGCGCGGGCGCTGATCGCGAAGGGCTATAGCGTCGACCTGGGGATCGCGCAGATCAACAGCCGCAACCTCGGCTGGCTCGGGCTGAGCGTCGAGGACGCGTTTGACGCCTGCGAGAATTTCGCCGCCGCGGCACGCGTGCTGGGAGATGCTTTTGCCGCGACCTCGCGTGCCGGCGGTGCTGACCCGCTGGGGCGTGCGCTCTCGCGCTATAATAGCGGCAATGATCGGCGCGGCTTCGCCAACGGCTATGTCGGGCGGGTCTATCGCGCGGCGCGCCGGATCGTGCCCGCGCTCGATGCGCCGGCGGCCGAACCGCTATCTTATGTCACGCCGCCGGCGTCGCTGAGCCCGCCCCCGCTCGCGGATCTGCCGGCGCCGGCGCGCGAGGCTGAGCCTTTAGCGGCCAGCTGGGACGTGTTCGCCCGCAGTTCGCACTCACCGCTCATCGTCTTTGGAGGCTCACAATGA